In Oxyura jamaicensis isolate SHBP4307 breed ruddy duck chromosome 20, BPBGC_Ojam_1.0, whole genome shotgun sequence, the following are encoded in one genomic region:
- the GDF5 gene encoding growth/differentiation factor 5 yields the protein MKILHFLTLLLWHLTWLSLDLVPGALSNSEAGQSNPGSKLGLLKPEGKERNPSARAGTLRTVNHGYSTGTSKARTKSSATQAGALLAKNDESQKVLSRTAATEAKVGHLPGRLSGVRTVTPKVQNLSSKAALKKTVTSNTDTGSFKTKKTKEPITQRETKETFRHPPITPHEYMLSLYRTLSDAERKGVNGSVKLEAGLANTITSFIDKGQDERAPTIRKQKYIFDISALEKDGLLGAELRILRKKPSDTWKSHSSGKTSQVKLFSCSTNRQAATLLDSRTVSITDTPKWEVFDIWKLFRNFKNLVNLCFELETFDRGRAVDLRTVGFNRTGRQVNEKALFLVFGRTKKRDLFFNEIKARSGQDDKTVYEYLFNQRRKRRAPLATRQGKRPSKNPKARCSRKALHVNFKDMGWDDWIIAPLEYEAYHCEGLCEFPLRSHLEPTNHAVIQTLMNSMDPESTPPTCCVPTRLSPISILFIDSANNVVYKQYEDMVVESCGCR from the exons ATGAAAATCCTGCACTTTCTCACTTTACTGCTTTGGCATTTGACTTGGCTGTCTCTGGATCTAGTTCCTGGAGCACTGAGTAATTCTGAAGCAGGCCAGAGTAATCCAGGATCTAAACTAGGTTTGttaaaaccagaaggaaaagagaggaatcCCTCAGCCCGGGCAGGTACACTGCGGACTGTGAACCATGGATACAGTACTGGGACCTCAAAGGCTAGGACTAAAAGCAGTGCTACTCAGGCTGGAGCTCTCTTGGCCAAGAATGATGAATCACAGAAGGTTCTCTCAAGAACAGCAGCCACGGAGGCAAAGGTAGGACATCTTCCAGGCAGACTTTCTGGAGTAAGGACAGTGACTCCAAAGGTTCAAAATCTTAGCAGCAAGGCGGCTTTGAAAAAAACTGTCACAAGCAATACTGATACCGGttctttcaaaaccaaaaagacCAAAGAGCCTATAACCCAAAGGGAAACTAAGGAGACTTTCAGACATCCCCCTATAACGCCACATGAATACATGCTCTCTTTGTACAGGACTCTCtcagatgcagaaagaaaaggtgtTAATGGAAGTGTAAAACTGGAGGCTGGACTTGCCAATACAATAACCAGCTTTATAGACAAAGGACAAG atgagcGAGCGCCAactataagaaaacaaaaatatatttttgacatTAGTGCATTAGAAAAAGATGGcttgctgggagcagagcttcGAATATTGAGGAAAAAGCCTTCTGATACTTGGAAGTCTCATTCTTCTGGAAAAACTTCCCAAGTGAAATTATTTAGTTGCTCTACCAACAGACAAGCAGCAACACTCCTGGACTCTCGTACTGTCAGTATCACAGATACACCAAAATGGGAAGTGTTTGACATCTGGAAGCTTTTTAGGAACTTTAAAAACTTGgttaatttgtgttttgaacTGGAAACGTTTGACAGGGGGAGAGCTGTTGATCTCAGGACGGTGGGATTTAATAGAACCGGAAGACAGGTCAATGAAAAGGCTCTCTTCTTGGTATTTGGgaggacaaaaaaaagagacttatttttcaatgaaatcaAAGCTAGATCTGGCCAAGATGATAAAACCGTTTATGAGTACTTATTCAATCAGAGGCGGAAGAGAAGAGCTCCTTTAGCAACACGTCAAGGGAAGAGGCCCAGTAAGAATCCGAAGGCAAGGTGTAGCAGAAAAGCCCTCCATGTGAATTTTAAGGATATGGGCTGGGATGACTGGATAATAGCCCCCCTAGAATACGAAGCGTATCACTGCGAAGGTCTTTGTGAATTCCCCCTTCGATCCCATCTGGAGCCCACCAATCATGCAGTTATCCAAACTTTAATGAACTCAATGGACCCTGAATCAACGCCCCCAACTTGCTGTGTCCCAACCAGGCTGAGTCCTATCAGCATTCTTTTCATTGACTCTGCAAACAACGTGGTCTACAAACAATATGAGGACATGGTAGTGGAGTCATGTGGCTGTAGGTAG